The following proteins are co-located in the Lacticaseibacillus paracasei subsp. paracasei genome:
- a CDS encoding RluA family pseudouridine synthase produces MRFEWQYEGPPLKLAAFLKQQGFSRAQLKKLRYQGGFVFVNKRQRHTAYPVRSGDRILVQTAPEHAADSVVPYSHDLAISYEDDDYLIVNKPAGVASIPAVGRQNNSMANMVKAYLIKTKAESQAVHVVTRLDRDTSGLMVFAKHGLAHSLLDQQLHSQDFVKQYVAIVTAQTPLATHGWIVLPIGVSDGFYMRRVVTDTGKASVTEYRTLDQNTAGAMMLVTLHTGRTHQIRVHFAAIGHALYGDGLYSPDTHGFNRQALHCAHLRFWQPLKHKLIDLHAPLPADMATLAAKLKLSQQD; encoded by the coding sequence ATGCGATTTGAATGGCAGTATGAGGGACCGCCGCTGAAATTGGCGGCTTTTTTAAAACAACAGGGTTTTTCCCGTGCACAGCTTAAGAAACTTCGTTATCAAGGCGGATTTGTTTTTGTCAACAAACGGCAACGGCATACCGCTTATCCGGTGCGCTCGGGGGACAGAATTTTGGTACAGACAGCACCTGAGCACGCGGCAGACAGTGTGGTGCCTTATTCGCATGATTTGGCCATCAGTTACGAGGATGACGATTATCTGATAGTGAATAAACCGGCCGGGGTGGCATCTATTCCAGCGGTTGGGCGCCAAAATAATAGCATGGCGAATATGGTCAAGGCTTATTTAATTAAAACCAAGGCTGAAAGTCAGGCCGTTCATGTGGTGACACGGTTGGATCGCGACACCAGCGGGTTGATGGTCTTTGCCAAGCATGGGTTGGCGCACAGCTTGTTGGATCAGCAATTGCACAGTCAAGACTTTGTCAAACAGTATGTGGCAATTGTGACCGCACAAACACCTTTAGCAACTCATGGTTGGATCGTATTGCCCATTGGCGTCAGTGACGGCTTTTATATGCGTCGTGTTGTAACCGATACTGGCAAAGCTTCTGTCACGGAGTATCGAACACTTGACCAAAATACGGCTGGGGCCATGATGCTTGTCACGTTGCATACCGGGCGGACTCATCAAATTCGGGTTCATTTTGCCGCGATTGGTCATGCGTTGTATGGTGATGGCTTATACAGTCCTGATACGCACGGCTTTAATAGACAAGCACTTCATTGTGCCCATTTGCGTTTCTGGCAGCCGTTGAAGCATAAACTGATTGATTTACATGCTCCACTTCCGGCTGATATGGCAACGTTAGCGGCGAAGTTGAAATTATCGCAGCAAGATTGA
- a CDS encoding FAD:protein FMN transferase, with amino-acid sequence MRKFVIGLLAFIGFLTLSGCQKTASPTYLKTPYTQNEFVMGTTCTLTIYDKGKKSALKDGFAMIHHVDAEATLTRGGSVLDKINDNAGIKPVKVPKDFMPLLEKAYYFSKNSNGSFDMAIGAVTNLWQIGLPGARVPAQSEIDKALPLVNWRDVKLDTKNNTAYLTKKGMRLDFGGIAKGWVADKVKAVLAKDGVTAAIIDLGGNVVVMGHSPLGTNRDWHVGIQDPTAPRGTAVGTIPESNESIVTAGTYEQYLISNGHKYIYLFDPQTGYPYDNNLASVTIVSKNSVDGDALSNAAFDKGLKGGLQYMNAKNSDHIQAIFITNDKKIYLTNGLKKQFKFDADSGYHKGNF; translated from the coding sequence ATGCGAAAATTCGTCATCGGTTTACTTGCTTTTATTGGTTTTCTAACTTTGTCCGGCTGTCAAAAAACAGCCAGTCCAACTTACTTGAAAACCCCATACACACAAAATGAATTTGTCATGGGCACCACTTGTACTTTGACAATTTATGATAAAGGTAAAAAATCCGCCTTAAAAGACGGATTTGCCATGATTCATCACGTCGACGCCGAGGCAACTTTAACCCGCGGCGGTTCGGTTTTGGATAAGATCAACGATAATGCCGGAATCAAGCCGGTCAAAGTGCCTAAAGATTTTATGCCCTTACTTGAAAAAGCCTACTACTTTTCAAAAAACTCCAATGGCAGTTTCGACATGGCCATTGGAGCCGTCACCAATCTGTGGCAAATTGGCCTGCCTGGCGCGCGCGTCCCGGCACAAAGTGAGATCGACAAGGCCTTGCCACTGGTCAACTGGCGCGATGTCAAACTCGATACCAAAAATAATACCGCCTATCTGACCAAAAAGGGGATGCGGCTTGATTTTGGCGGGATTGCCAAGGGCTGGGTTGCTGACAAAGTGAAGGCCGTGCTCGCCAAAGATGGCGTCACAGCAGCGATTATTGATCTTGGCGGTAATGTCGTTGTCATGGGTCACTCACCGCTTGGTACCAATCGCGATTGGCATGTTGGGATTCAAGACCCGACCGCGCCGCGTGGCACTGCAGTGGGTACGATTCCTGAAAGCAACGAATCCATTGTGACAGCTGGCACCTATGAGCAATACCTAATCTCCAATGGCCATAAATACATTTATCTTTTCGATCCTCAGACTGGCTATCCCTATGACAACAACTTGGCCTCAGTCACGATTGTCTCGAAAAATAGTGTTGATGGCGATGCCTTATCCAATGCTGCCTTTGATAAGGGATTAAAAGGCGGTCTGCAATACATGAATGCCAAAAACAGCGATCATATTCAAGCAATTTTCATTACCAATGACAAGAAGATCTATTTAACCAATGGCCTCAAAAAGCAATTCAAGTTTGATGCCGATTCAGGTTATCACAAGGGCAACTTCTAG
- a CDS encoding copper homeostasis protein CutC gives MLKEIAVENYTSIPKAIAAGADRIELNDNLAVGGTTVSKGVMAESTKYVHEHGRSLITMIRPRGGNFVYNDVELKIMEADLFEAQALGVDGVAFGALTPDGAIDEDAMTSLIAASAGMTVVFHMAFDAIPETKQFAAIDWLADHDVERILTHGGPLTTPITDTLPRLQAIINYAGDKISILPGGGITSQNAASIGETLGVKALHGTKLIAF, from the coding sequence ATGTTAAAAGAAATTGCAGTTGAAAATTATACATCGATTCCTAAAGCAATCGCGGCCGGGGCTGATCGGATTGAGCTCAATGACAATTTAGCGGTTGGTGGCACAACTGTGTCTAAGGGCGTTATGGCAGAGAGTACAAAATATGTTCATGAACATGGCCGTAGCCTCATCACCATGATTCGTCCACGTGGCGGTAACTTTGTTTATAACGATGTTGAATTAAAAATCATGGAAGCTGATCTTTTTGAGGCACAGGCGCTTGGCGTGGATGGCGTTGCCTTTGGTGCTTTGACACCAGATGGCGCAATTGATGAAGACGCGATGACCAGCCTCATTGCTGCCAGTGCTGGCATGACCGTTGTTTTCCATATGGCTTTCGATGCCATTCCAGAAACCAAGCAGTTTGCCGCAATTGATTGGTTGGCCGATCACGATGTCGAGCGTATCTTGACCCACGGCGGTCCTTTGACCACCCCCATCACCGACACTTTGCCACGCCTGCAAGCCATCATCAACTATGCAGGTGATAAAATCAGCATCTTGCCAGGCGGCGGGATCACCAGTCAAAACGCTGCTTCAATTGGTGAGACATTAGGTGTGAAAGCTTTACATGGTACAAAACTAATCGCGTTCTAA
- a CDS encoding undecaprenyl-diphosphate phosphatase, with product MFDIIKAVIIGIVEGLTEFLPISSTGHIDLVNHVIKLSQSQDFINMFEYVIQFGAILAVILLYFNKLNPFSKPTAKARNATWQLWAKVIIAVLPSVVVGLPLNNWMDEHLHTPLVVATTLIIYGVLFIILENYLKNKNAHITTLADITYQTALLIGLFQVLSIVPGTSRSGATILGALLIGTSRYVATEFSFFLAIPTMVGVSILKIGKYLWQGNGFSGEQWAVLMTGSIVSFLVAIVAIKWLLKFVQTHDFKPFGWYRIALGAIVLLVMFI from the coding sequence ATGTTTGACATTATCAAGGCCGTGATCATCGGTATCGTTGAAGGGTTAACGGAGTTTCTGCCGATTAGTTCAACCGGCCATATTGATCTGGTAAACCATGTCATTAAATTATCGCAGAGTCAGGATTTCATTAATATGTTCGAGTACGTGATTCAGTTTGGCGCTATTCTCGCCGTCATATTGCTTTATTTCAATAAGCTGAATCCCTTTTCCAAGCCGACAGCCAAAGCCCGCAACGCAACTTGGCAACTGTGGGCAAAAGTTATCATTGCAGTTCTGCCGTCAGTCGTTGTTGGCCTCCCGCTTAACAACTGGATGGATGAACATTTACATACACCACTCGTAGTCGCAACAACCCTGATCATTTATGGGGTGCTGTTCATCATTCTAGAAAACTACCTCAAGAATAAAAACGCGCATATCACCACTCTGGCAGACATCACTTATCAAACCGCCTTACTGATTGGTCTTTTCCAAGTCTTGTCTATCGTCCCTGGTACATCACGATCTGGCGCCACAATTCTAGGCGCCCTACTAATCGGGACTTCTCGCTACGTTGCCACCGAATTTTCCTTCTTTCTGGCAATACCGACCATGGTTGGCGTGTCGATTCTTAAAATCGGCAAATACCTGTGGCAAGGCAACGGCTTCTCTGGTGAACAATGGGCTGTTTTGATGACAGGTTCCATTGTTTCTTTCCTCGTCGCCATCGTTGCCATCAAGTGGCTGTTGAAATTTGTTCAAACGCATGACTTCAAACCGTTTGGCTGGTACCGAATCGCTTTAGGTGCGATTGTCTTATTGGTCATGTTTATCTAA
- a CDS encoding lactonase family protein, with translation MKQRLLLGGYTRHGGAGVYAGTFDNDEAHLPTPAPFITDLGSPTYLAVSDDNILYAVDAEGDQGGVAAYALNVDPPRLINKVLQAGSSPAHISIDANRQLVYASNYHEGRINVYRIKNDHGLALTDEVKHTGNGPRPEQDSAHVHFAAVTPDFQRLAVVDLGNDTLTTYAVSDAGKLSDPVIFHTEPGFGPRHLAFNHNNPIAYLLGELSSQVSILNYDAATGQFKLIATLPTIPEDYTDHNGAAAIRLSSDQRFLYVSNRGHNSITVFAVSPDGRNLSELQQISTAGDFPRDFNFDLTEHFILVVNQNSSNGTLYSRDAKTGLLTEIQRDIPTPEAVNVLFLSAK, from the coding sequence ATGAAGCAAAGACTCTTGTTAGGCGGTTATACGCGTCACGGCGGTGCAGGCGTTTATGCCGGTACATTTGATAATGACGAAGCGCATTTGCCGACCCCTGCCCCATTCATTACTGATTTGGGTTCACCAACCTACTTAGCCGTATCTGATGACAATATTTTATATGCGGTAGACGCAGAAGGTGATCAAGGCGGTGTCGCGGCTTATGCCCTAAATGTTGATCCACCGCGCTTGATCAACAAGGTACTGCAGGCAGGTTCATCCCCGGCGCATATCTCGATTGATGCGAATCGTCAGCTGGTTTATGCCAGCAATTACCACGAAGGCCGAATCAATGTCTATCGCATTAAAAATGATCATGGTTTGGCTTTAACGGATGAAGTGAAGCATACCGGTAACGGTCCGCGACCGGAACAAGATAGTGCCCATGTTCATTTTGCTGCTGTCACCCCTGACTTTCAGCGACTAGCGGTCGTTGATCTGGGTAATGATACCTTAACAACCTATGCTGTCAGCGATGCCGGCAAACTCAGCGATCCGGTTATTTTTCACACCGAACCTGGCTTTGGCCCTCGCCATTTGGCTTTTAACCACAACAACCCGATTGCCTATTTACTAGGTGAGCTTTCAAGTCAGGTTAGCATCCTAAATTATGATGCGGCAACTGGTCAATTCAAACTCATTGCAACGTTGCCGACCATTCCGGAAGATTACACCGATCACAATGGTGCTGCTGCGATTCGACTGAGCAGTGATCAACGCTTCCTTTATGTATCCAACCGCGGTCATAATAGCATCACCGTTTTTGCCGTCAGTCCGGATGGCCGAAATCTGTCAGAATTGCAACAAATCAGTACGGCAGGCGATTTTCCTCGTGATTTCAATTTCGATCTCACTGAACACTTTATTCTCGTGGTCAACCAAAACAGTAGTAATGGCACACTCTATAGTCGCGATGCCAAAACGGGACTCTTGACCGAAATTCAACGTGATATTCCGACGCCAGAAGCCGTTAATGTTTTATTTTTATCGGCCAAGTAA
- a CDS encoding PTS glucitol/sorbitol transporter subunit IIA: MQLTATVTAIGKDALSSKDPMIILFGPQATDALRDVAVIQQFADKSALEKLVIKAGDQLTIDDETFEMTYVGQLANSNLKAIGHVTLLFQAVPADKPMQNAIYLKSTHRPTFKVGTTLTYITQAN, encoded by the coding sequence ATGCAATTGACAGCAACAGTAACAGCTATTGGTAAGGATGCATTGAGTTCCAAGGATCCGATGATTATTCTCTTTGGACCGCAAGCAACAGACGCACTACGCGACGTCGCGGTGATCCAGCAGTTCGCTGACAAGTCAGCTTTGGAAAAACTGGTTATCAAGGCGGGCGACCAATTAACAATCGATGATGAGACGTTTGAGATGACTTATGTCGGTCAACTTGCTAACAGTAACCTGAAGGCGATTGGGCACGTTACCCTGTTGTTCCAAGCTGTACCAGCAGACAAGCCGATGCAAAACGCAATTTATTTAAAATCGACCCATCGACCAACATTTAAGGTTGGGACGACACTAACTTACATCACGCAAGCCAACTAA
- the rpsN gene encoding 30S ribosomal protein S14: MAKKSKIAKEKKIEATIAKYAPLRAKYKAEHNYAALQALPRNASPVRAHSRDELDGRPHAYMRKFKMSRLNFRDLAHKGQIPGVRKASW, encoded by the coding sequence ATGGCTAAAAAGTCAAAGATTGCCAAGGAAAAGAAGATCGAAGCAACGATTGCTAAATATGCCCCGTTGCGTGCCAAGTACAAGGCTGAGCATAATTACGCTGCCTTGCAAGCTTTACCGCGGAATGCCTCACCCGTTCGCGCGCACAGTCGCGATGAACTTGATGGTCGGCCGCATGCGTACATGCGCAAATTCAAAATGTCTCGTTTGAATTTCCGTGATCTAGCGCATAAGGGTCAAATTCCAGGTGTTCGTAAGGCATCATGGTAA
- a CDS encoding GMP reductase produces MQIFDYEDIQMIPNKCVVQSRKEVDTSVKFGPHTFKIPVVPANMQTIIDEPLAIWLAEHDYFYIMHRFQPERRMDFVRDMKKRGLIASISVGVKDDEFDFIEALAANELTPDYITIDVAHGYAQVVIDMIQHIKHYLPNAFVIAGNVGTPEAVRELENAGADATKVGIGPGKVCITKLKTGFGTGGWQLAAVRWCAKAARKPIIADGGIRNNGDIAKSIRFGATMCMIGSLFAGHEETPGKHVNIDGKEYQEYYGSASEYQKGTHHNVEGKKILLPVKGKIGDTLKEMQEDLQSAVSYAGGRDLESLTKVDYVIVKNSIFNGDQY; encoded by the coding sequence ATGCAGATTTTTGATTACGAAGACATTCAAATGATTCCTAACAAGTGTGTGGTGCAATCACGTAAAGAGGTTGATACCAGCGTGAAATTTGGCCCGCATACTTTCAAGATTCCAGTCGTTCCCGCTAATATGCAAACCATCATCGATGAACCTTTGGCGATCTGGTTGGCAGAGCACGATTACTTCTATATTATGCATCGCTTCCAGCCGGAACGCCGGATGGATTTTGTTCGCGATATGAAAAAGCGCGGCTTAATCGCTTCAATCAGTGTCGGCGTCAAGGATGACGAGTTCGATTTTATCGAAGCACTGGCTGCTAATGAGCTGACTCCTGACTATATCACCATTGATGTTGCGCACGGTTATGCTCAGGTGGTCATTGACATGATTCAACATATCAAACATTATTTGCCAAATGCCTTTGTGATTGCTGGTAATGTCGGCACCCCAGAAGCTGTCCGGGAACTTGAAAACGCTGGTGCCGATGCTACCAAAGTCGGCATCGGTCCTGGCAAGGTCTGCATCACCAAATTAAAAACCGGTTTTGGTACGGGCGGCTGGCAATTAGCTGCTGTTCGTTGGTGCGCCAAAGCAGCCCGTAAACCCATCATTGCTGATGGCGGCATTCGCAATAATGGTGACATCGCCAAGTCAATCCGTTTTGGCGCCACCATGTGCATGATTGGTTCCCTTTTTGCTGGCCATGAAGAAACACCTGGCAAACACGTCAACATTGACGGCAAGGAATATCAGGAATATTACGGTTCAGCGTCCGAGTATCAAAAGGGCACCCACCACAACGTTGAAGGCAAAAAAATCTTGTTACCTGTCAAAGGCAAGATTGGTGACACGTTAAAGGAAATGCAAGAAGACTTGCAGTCAGCTGTCTCCTACGCCGGTGGCCGCGATCTCGAGTCCTTGACCAAGGTCGATTATGTCATTGTTAAAAATTCGATTTTCAATGGCGATCAATATTAA
- a CDS encoding magnesium transporter CorA family protein, giving the protein MLAIYRFDDKTGQLNQQSRISPGVWINVVDPTPAERQQLQDKAKLSEAFLLYGLDPDEGARYEYDEDNDSHLFIFDMPIVTRDARKKVVYETAPLAIIITNTAVITINGEPIPLLSLFAEGKVSNFDPRRQNRSVLQFLYQISISYLTYLRDLNKAREANENKLQRSLRNEELYGLMGIQRSLVYFMMSLRTDRNVLEQLKRSNPLGLDEDDQDFLEDTIIENQQAIEMAQISNSIINETADTYSSIINNNMNGVMKFLTSYSILLTIPTLVFSFYGMNVHLPLADMKVSWIITIAISVAIAVVLAFQFWRNKFF; this is encoded by the coding sequence ATGCTTGCAATTTATCGATTTGATGACAAAACCGGTCAACTGAACCAGCAATCCCGCATCAGTCCAGGGGTCTGGATCAATGTGGTTGATCCTACTCCTGCAGAACGTCAGCAACTACAGGACAAAGCTAAGCTCTCAGAAGCTTTCCTTTTGTACGGCCTTGATCCCGATGAAGGTGCCCGTTACGAATACGACGAAGATAATGATAGCCATCTGTTTATTTTCGACATGCCCATCGTCACACGGGACGCACGTAAAAAGGTGGTGTACGAAACGGCTCCGCTAGCGATCATCATCACTAATACTGCGGTGATCACCATCAACGGCGAGCCGATTCCACTCCTCAGTCTTTTTGCAGAAGGTAAAGTCAGTAACTTCGACCCTCGCCGACAAAATCGGTCCGTGCTGCAGTTCCTTTACCAGATTTCAATCAGTTACCTAACCTACCTACGTGATCTAAACAAGGCACGCGAAGCCAATGAAAATAAACTGCAACGCAGCCTCCGCAACGAAGAACTCTACGGCTTGATGGGCATTCAACGGTCACTGGTTTATTTTATGATGAGTTTGCGGACCGACCGCAACGTCCTCGAACAATTAAAACGCAGCAATCCTCTTGGTTTGGATGAAGACGACCAAGACTTTCTGGAAGACACCATCATCGAAAATCAACAAGCCATCGAAATGGCACAAATTAGCAATTCTATTATTAACGAAACGGCGGACACCTACTCGTCAATTATTAACAATAACATGAACGGCGTCATGAAGTTCCTAACTTCTTATTCAATTTTGTTAACCATTCCCACTTTGGTCTTCTCGTTTTACGGGATGAATGTTCATCTCCCTTTGGCTGATATGAAGGTGAGCTGGATTATCACCATTGCCATTTCCGTTGCCATTGCGGTAGTACTTGCCTTTCAATTTTGGCGCAACAAGTTTTTCTGA
- a CDS encoding methyltransferase domain-containing protein yields MRKRETKIHLAAAQAPLFACPVCGQPLQVTAGSLVCVNGHVRDFSHKGTLNFLNQQVATEYTTPMLAARRRMLNAGLFTPFLAAMAAKLPKHQRLLDVGCGEGTPTAYLAEAGQQTAVGFDISSPAINLAGGLAAPVLFAVADLAHLPFVNDAFDTVTDIFSPGNYREFRRVLRPDGQLLKIIPRAGYLREIREGLYSGTAKAVYNNEPVLKRFLAAFPDASQETITYDFPLAPTQFGDLMAMTPLTWQAPADQRDQMLAAPPISIHIDVDLLTVSHLVK; encoded by the coding sequence ATGCGTAAGCGTGAAACAAAAATTCATTTGGCAGCAGCACAAGCACCGCTTTTTGCTTGTCCAGTCTGTGGACAACCATTACAGGTGACAGCGGGATCGTTGGTTTGTGTCAACGGACATGTACGCGATTTCAGCCACAAAGGGACGCTGAACTTCCTGAATCAGCAAGTAGCCACCGAATACACGACGCCGATGTTAGCCGCACGACGGCGAATGTTGAACGCTGGTTTGTTCACCCCATTTTTGGCAGCTATGGCAGCCAAACTTCCGAAACATCAACGACTGTTAGATGTCGGCTGCGGGGAAGGCACGCCGACTGCGTATTTGGCCGAGGCGGGTCAACAAACTGCCGTGGGTTTTGATATCTCATCACCGGCGATCAATCTAGCAGGCGGCTTAGCGGCACCAGTTCTGTTTGCGGTTGCGGATCTGGCCCACCTGCCTTTCGTTAACGATGCATTTGATACCGTGACCGACATCTTTTCGCCAGGTAATTATCGTGAATTCAGACGTGTGCTGCGTCCTGATGGTCAGCTATTGAAAATTATTCCGCGGGCGGGTTATCTTCGAGAAATCCGGGAAGGCTTATACTCCGGGACGGCTAAGGCTGTGTATAACAATGAGCCTGTCTTGAAAAGGTTCTTAGCAGCTTTCCCTGATGCGAGTCAGGAGACAATCACCTACGATTTTCCGTTAGCGCCAACTCAATTTGGCGATTTAATGGCCATGACCCCGTTAACGTGGCAGGCGCCCGCCGATCAACGCGACCAAATGCTTGCTGCACCGCCGATTAGTATCCATATTGATGTTGATTTGCTCACTGTGTCGCATCTTGTCAAGTAA
- the trmL gene encoding tRNA (uridine(34)/cytosine(34)/5-carboxymethylaminomethyluridine(34)-2'-O)-methyltransferase TrmL: MANHIVLFEPLIPANTGNIARTCAATNSYLHLIKPLGFETDDKHLRRAGLDYWQRVRIIYHDSLDDFMATVKEPQHLYLITKFADQTYSDRDYADIDQDHYFLFGKETTGLPEGFMRDHADQCLRIPMTDNVRALNLSNCAALVIYEALRQQHFAGLETSHTYEHDKLK; encoded by the coding sequence ATGGCGAATCATATTGTTTTATTTGAACCGCTGATTCCGGCAAATACCGGGAACATTGCCAGAACCTGTGCAGCAACGAATAGCTATTTGCATCTCATCAAGCCACTGGGATTTGAGACAGATGATAAGCATCTGCGTCGTGCAGGTCTGGATTATTGGCAACGCGTCCGGATCATCTATCATGATAGTCTGGATGACTTCATGGCAACCGTTAAGGAACCCCAACACCTTTACCTTATTACTAAGTTTGCTGATCAGACATACTCAGACCGAGATTATGCCGACATTGATCAGGATCATTATTTCCTTTTTGGCAAAGAGACGACGGGACTACCGGAAGGCTTCATGCGCGATCATGCCGATCAGTGCTTACGTATTCCCATGACTGACAACGTCCGCGCGTTGAACTTGTCAAATTGCGCAGCATTGGTCATTTATGAAGCTTTACGCCAGCAGCATTTTGCAGGACTTGAAACATCACATACGTACGAGCACGACAAATTAAAGTAA
- a CDS encoding DUF1149 family protein: METKRYPIAVESFHYDLVKQGTPVKNDLQVAMRQIEWSDPAKQDELKKGNLFQMMIPFDVVPDDAGFEISGKITQIVQVLDYFGEANELPQAELGKLSRPLVETIETLTYQVTAVALDQGVNLQFGASDEQPGQTK; this comes from the coding sequence ATGGAAACAAAACGTTACCCTATCGCGGTTGAATCTTTTCACTATGATTTGGTTAAGCAAGGAACACCGGTTAAGAACGACTTGCAAGTTGCCATGCGCCAGATTGAATGGTCAGATCCTGCTAAACAAGATGAGTTGAAAAAAGGCAATCTTTTTCAGATGATGATTCCATTTGACGTTGTCCCTGACGATGCCGGTTTTGAGATTTCTGGCAAAATTACCCAGATTGTGCAGGTTTTGGATTATTTTGGTGAGGCAAATGAATTGCCGCAAGCCGAACTTGGCAAACTAAGCCGGCCATTGGTTGAAACCATTGAAACGTTGACTTACCAAGTGACCGCAGTTGCCTTGGATCAAGGGGTTAACCTTCAGTTTGGTGCCAGTGATGAACAACCGGGCCAAACAAAATAA